A single Desulfonatronum sp. SC1 DNA region contains:
- a CDS encoding IscA/HesB family protein: MFELTPSAKQQLDSYFQGKDSSPIRVYMAPGUGGPKLALALDEQRDSDSVHAIEGYTFVVDQDLIKNAEGIKVDMTPYGFAVSSTVNLGGGGGGGCSGTCSSC, from the coding sequence ATGTTTGAATTGACACCGTCCGCGAAGCAGCAACTGGACAGCTATTTTCAGGGCAAGGACAGCTCGCCGATCCGCGTGTACATGGCCCCCGGCTGAGGCGGTCCGAAGCTTGCTCTTGCTCTGGATGAGCAGAGGGATTCCGACAGCGTGCACGCGATCGAAGGCTACACATTTGTCGTCGATCAGGATCTGATCAAAAATGCCGAAGGCATTAAGGTCGACATGACCCCCTATGGGTTCGCCGTCAGCTCGACCGTGAACCTGGGCGGCGGAGGTGGCGGAGGTTGCTCAGG
- a CDS encoding heavy metal translocating P-type ATPase: MNTPQPNVEARPPSQPEARRKSEYAVQGMTCAACVRRVENAASELEGIRSVSVNLATETMSVEWDPDASGSEDREDSLLQTVRDAGYDLRTYDETETTADHSGGHVELGIRGMTCAACVRRVEQAIAGLEGVDSAEVNLASETAQVRFQPEKVNLPAILEAVRDAGYEAFAQGSGRDSGQGGPRESLMDAQRREMLNRLAVLRSKLILAMAFAVPIFIVSMGEMVGLPMPGLLSPHHSPLTFALAQFLLTLPVVWAGREFYLRGFPNLWKRVPNMDSLIAVGTGAAVVYSTWNLLEIALGHDPMARAMDLYFESAAVIIALVMLGKYLETRSKVRTSDAIRQLMALTPSTATRVRDGRRESIPVERIQPRDLLLVKPGERIPVDGKLTEGQTSVDESMLTGESLPVSKKEGDALIGGTLNAHGSIYMVAERVGRDTVLARIIRLVQEAQGSKAPIASMVDRISLYFVPIVICVAVLSGLGWYFLAGEPFTFALRIFIAVLVIACPCAMGLATPTAIMVGTGRGAQLGVLIKGGEALEMARSVRTVVLDKTGTLTEGRPAVTDVFTLSGQALSDKELLRLAAGAEARSEHPLAAAIVQSARERGLEEPRAEDFAYIPGQGIRARVEGRVLLLGNSRLLEAEGVHGRDSEQLQEMRDKLAGEGKTPLLMAVDGEAAGVLAVADRIKPEAKEVVAKLKSMGLRVIMLTGDNLRTAQAVAAQAGIDDVRAEVLPENKAETVAELQKQGIKVAMVGDGINDAPALAKADLGIAMGTGIDVAMESGDMVLMSGNLHGLTTALTLSRAVVRNIKQNLFWAFAYNVMGIPIAAGLLYAFGGPTLSPMIAGGAMAMSSVSVVTNALRLRLFQPS; this comes from the coding sequence ATGAACACTCCCCAGCCCAACGTCGAAGCACGGCCCCCGAGTCAGCCCGAAGCCCGCCGCAAATCCGAATACGCCGTCCAAGGCATGACCTGCGCGGCCTGCGTCCGCCGCGTGGAAAACGCCGCCTCCGAACTGGAAGGGATTCGCTCCGTTTCCGTGAACCTGGCCACCGAGACCATGTCCGTGGAGTGGGACCCGGACGCTTCGGGCTCCGAGGACCGTGAGGACAGCCTGCTGCAGACCGTCCGGGATGCGGGATACGACCTGCGCACCTATGACGAGACCGAAACGACCGCCGATCACTCAGGCGGTCATGTGGAACTAGGCATACGGGGCATGACCTGCGCGGCCTGCGTCCGCCGCGTGGAGCAGGCCATTGCCGGGTTGGAGGGCGTGGATTCGGCCGAAGTCAATCTCGCATCTGAAACGGCTCAGGTACGCTTCCAACCGGAAAAGGTCAATCTTCCAGCCATTCTGGAGGCCGTCCGCGACGCGGGGTACGAGGCCTTTGCCCAAGGTTCTGGACGGGACTCCGGGCAGGGAGGGCCGCGGGAATCGCTGATGGACGCGCAGCGCCGGGAAATGCTCAACCGGCTGGCCGTCCTGCGCTCCAAACTGATCCTGGCCATGGCCTTCGCCGTTCCGATCTTCATCGTGTCCATGGGCGAAATGGTCGGCCTGCCCATGCCGGGGTTGCTCAGCCCGCACCATTCCCCGCTGACCTTCGCCCTGGCCCAGTTCCTGCTCACCCTGCCCGTGGTCTGGGCCGGTCGGGAATTTTACCTGCGCGGCTTTCCCAACCTCTGGAAGCGGGTTCCGAACATGGACTCCCTGATCGCCGTGGGCACCGGCGCGGCGGTGGTCTACAGCACCTGGAATCTTCTGGAAATCGCCCTGGGACACGACCCCATGGCCAGGGCCATGGACCTGTATTTCGAGTCCGCGGCCGTGATCATCGCCCTGGTCATGTTGGGCAAGTACCTGGAAACCCGCTCCAAGGTGCGCACCTCGGACGCCATCCGCCAGCTCATGGCCCTGACGCCGAGCACGGCCACCCGGGTCCGTGACGGCCGGCGGGAAAGCATTCCCGTGGAACGGATCCAGCCCCGGGACCTGCTCCTGGTCAAGCCTGGGGAGCGCATTCCCGTGGACGGCAAGCTCACCGAGGGCCAGACCAGCGTGGACGAGTCCATGCTCACCGGGGAAAGCCTGCCCGTGTCCAAAAAAGAGGGCGATGCGTTGATCGGCGGCACCCTGAACGCCCACGGCTCCATCTACATGGTCGCCGAACGGGTCGGCCGGGACACGGTCCTGGCCAGGATCATCCGCCTGGTCCAGGAAGCCCAGGGTTCCAAGGCCCCCATCGCCAGCATGGTCGACCGCATCAGCCTGTACTTCGTGCCCATCGTGATCTGCGTAGCCGTACTCTCCGGCCTGGGCTGGTATTTCCTGGCCGGAGAACCCTTCACCTTTGCCCTGCGGATCTTCATCGCGGTGCTGGTCATCGCCTGCCCCTGCGCCATGGGGCTGGCCACGCCCACGGCGATAATGGTCGGCACCGGACGTGGCGCGCAGCTCGGCGTGCTGATCAAGGGAGGAGAAGCCCTGGAAATGGCCCGCAGCGTGCGGACCGTGGTCCTGGACAAGACCGGCACTCTCACCGAAGGCCGTCCGGCCGTGACCGATGTCTTTACCCTTTCCGGCCAGGCCTTGTCCGATAAAGAGCTGCTGCGTCTGGCTGCCGGTGCCGAAGCCCGCTCCGAACACCCCCTGGCCGCGGCCATTGTCCAGTCGGCCCGGGAGCGCGGACTGGAAGAACCCCGAGCCGAGGACTTCGCCTACATTCCCGGACAGGGCATCCGGGCCCGGGTGGAAGGCCGCGTTTTGCTTCTGGGCAACAGTCGGCTCCTGGAAGCCGAAGGGGTTCACGGCAGGGACTCTGAACAGCTTCAGGAAATGCGCGACAAATTGGCCGGAGAGGGCAAGACCCCCCTGCTCATGGCCGTGGACGGCGAAGCGGCCGGGGTCCTGGCCGTGGCCGACCGGATCAAGCCCGAGGCCAAAGAAGTGGTCGCCAAACTGAAGAGCATGGGCCTACGGGTGATCATGCTAACCGGCGACAACCTGCGCACGGCCCAGGCCGTGGCGGCCCAGGCCGGAATCGACGATGTCCGGGCCGAGGTCTTGCCGGAGAACAAGGCTGAAACCGTGGCCGAACTGCAGAAACAGGGAATCAAGGTGGCCATGGTCGGCGACGGGATCAACGACGCCCCGGCCCTGGCCAAGGCCGACCTGGGCATCGCCATGGGCACGGGCATCGACGTGGCCATGGAATCCGGGGACATGGTCCTGATGAGCGGCAATCTGCACGGCCTGACCACCGCCTTGACCCTCAGCCGGGCCGTTGTCCGGAACATCAAGCAGAACCTGTTCTGGGCCTTCGCCTACAACGTCATGGGCATCCCCATCGCCGCCGGCCTGCTCTACGCCTTCGGCGGCCCGACCCTCAGCCCGATGATCGCCGGAGGGGCCATGGCCATGAGTTCGGTTTCCGTGGTCACCAACGCTCTGCGTCTGCGCCTTTTTCAACCTTCCTGA
- the ald gene encoding alanine dehydrogenase, whose product MRIGVPKEIKAQERRVGLFPSGVKALVEHGHEVVVESGAGDGCGALDDVYVSQGARIGTAEEAWSQELVIKVKEPLSREYKYLREDLTLFTYLHLAADKPLTDALLQSGCVAIAYETVQLPDKSLPLLAPMSEIAGRMSVTKATEMLCHHNGGGGVFLGGVTGTLPARVVIIGAGISGAGAAQMAVGLGADVLVLDVDMSKLYRLYHHLDQKIKTLFSNALNIEDQVVKADVVISCVLIPGASAPKLVTRPIIEAMRPGSVIMDIAIDQGGSTELSRPTTHGDPCFQVGNGVNLYCVANMPGAYPRTASESLTNATLRYALQLADKGWPQACQEDPALRQGLNVVRGKVVYKAVAEACGYEWTEF is encoded by the coding sequence ATGCGGATTGGAGTGCCGAAGGAGATCAAGGCGCAGGAGCGCCGGGTGGGCTTGTTTCCGTCCGGGGTCAAGGCCCTGGTGGAGCACGGGCATGAAGTGGTCGTGGAGTCCGGGGCCGGAGACGGCTGCGGGGCCCTGGACGACGTCTACGTCTCCCAAGGGGCGCGGATCGGGACCGCGGAAGAGGCCTGGAGCCAGGAACTGGTGATCAAGGTCAAGGAGCCGCTCAGCCGGGAATACAAGTATCTGCGCGAAGACCTGACGCTGTTCACCTATCTGCACCTGGCGGCGGACAAGCCGTTGACCGACGCCCTGCTCCAGTCCGGGTGCGTGGCCATTGCCTATGAAACCGTACAGCTGCCGGATAAAAGCCTGCCGCTTTTGGCACCCATGTCCGAAATCGCCGGGCGGATGTCCGTGACCAAGGCCACGGAAATGCTCTGCCACCATAACGGCGGCGGCGGGGTGTTCCTGGGCGGGGTCACCGGCACCCTGCCGGCCCGGGTGGTGATTATCGGCGCGGGCATTTCCGGCGCGGGCGCGGCCCAGATGGCCGTGGGCCTGGGCGCGGACGTGCTGGTCCTGGACGTGGACATGTCTAAATTATATAGACTGTACCATCACCTGGACCAGAAGATCAAAACCCTGTTTTCAAACGCTCTGAACATCGAGGACCAGGTGGTCAAGGCTGACGTGGTCATCAGTTGCGTGCTCATCCCAGGCGCTTCCGCGCCCAAGCTGGTCACGAGGCCGATCATCGAGGCCATGAGGCCCGGCTCGGTGATCATGGACATCGCCATCGATCAGGGCGGTTCCACGGAATTGTCCCGGCCCACTACCCACGGGGACCCTTGCTTTCAGGTGGGCAACGGCGTCAATCTGTACTGCGTGGCCAACATGCCCGGGGCTTATCCGCGCACGGCCTCGGAGTCCCTGACCAACGCCACCCTGCGCTACGCCCTGCAACTGGCGGACAAGGGCTGGCCCCAGGCCTGCCAGGAAGATCCGGCCCTGCGTCAGGGCTTGAACGTGGTCCGCGGAAAGGTGGTCTACAAGGCTGTTGCTGAGGCCTGTG